Genomic DNA from Streptomyces venezuelae:
GACCTCACGTACGCGTGGCCGACCAACGAGATCGCGGTCATGGGCGCCGAGGGTGCCGCGAACGTGATCTTCCGGCGTCAGATCGCGGCCGCCGAGGACCCCGAGGCGATGCGCGCGCGCATGGTCAAGGAGTACAAGGCCGAGCTGATGCACCCCTACTACGCCGCGGAGCGTGGCCTGGTCGACGACGTCATCGACCCGGCCGAGACCCGCGAGGTCCTCATCAAGTCCCTCGCGATGCTCCGCAACAAGCACGCCGACCTGCCCTCGCGCAAGCACGGCAACCCCCCGCAGTAGCCCACAAGGAGAACGCTGCAGATGACACCCCCCGACATCCGCGTCGAGAAGGGCCACGCCGAGCCCGAGGAGGTCGCGGCCATCACCGCGATCCTGCTGGCCCGCGCCGCGGCCCAGCCCGCCGCCGCTCCCGCCCGCCGCGGCCGCGACAAGGCCGGCTGGCGCCGCCTGGAGCGCACCCCGGGCTTCCGCGCCCCGCACAGCTGGCAGGGCTGACGCACACAGCACGGACGAGGCCCCTGTCTTCCTTCGGGAGGGCGGGGGCTTCGCCGTGCCCCGTCAGGGGCGCGGAGAACTGCGCGGCCAGCCCCCTGCGGCCCGCGGACGGATCACCGCCCCGAGGCGAGAACGCCCTCCGCCAGGAGCCCGACGGCGGACTCCGCCAACGCACGCACGGCCGGATGCCGGGCCCGCCCCCGTGGCCCGCTCAGAACCAGCCGCCGCGCGGCCCGCGGCGACACCGGCACCAGCACCAGATCCGCCGGCAGCAACGGCCGCGCCACCTCCGACAGGACCGTCACCCCGATGCCCGCCTGCACCATGCCGATCAGCGTCGCCA
This window encodes:
- a CDS encoding acyl-CoA carboxylase subunit epsilon; translation: MTPPDIRVEKGHAEPEEVAAITAILLARAAAQPAAAPARRGRDKAGWRRLERTPGFRAPHSWQG